A single genomic interval of Piliocolobus tephrosceles isolate RC106 chromosome 7, ASM277652v3, whole genome shotgun sequence harbors:
- the LRP12 gene encoding low-density lipoprotein receptor-related protein 12 isoform X1 yields the protein MARRWSTKESLRWRSALLLLFLAGVYGNGALAEHSENVHISGVSTACGETPEQIRAPSGIITSPGWPSEYPAKINCSWFIRANPGEIITISFQDFDIQGSRRCSLDWLTIETYKNIESYRACGSTIPPPYISSQDHIWIRFHSDDSVSRKGFRLAYFSGKSEEPNCACDQFRCGNGKCIPEAWKCNNMDECGDSSDEEICAKEANPPTAAAFQPCAYNQFQCLSRFTKVYTCLPESLKCDGNIDCLDLGDEIDCDVPTCGQWLKYFYGTFNSPNYPDFYPPGSNCTWLIDTGDHRKVILRFTDFKLDGTGYGDYVKIYDGLEENPHKLLRVLTAFDSHAPLTVVSSSGQIRVHFCADKVNAARGFNATYQVDGFCLPWEIPCGGNWGCYTEQQRCDGYWHCPNGRDEINCTMCQKEEFPCSRNGVCYPRSDRCNYQNHCPNGSDEKNCFFCQPGNFHCKNNRCVFESWVCDSQDDCGDGSDEENCPVIVPTRVITAAVIGSLICGLLLVIALGCTCKLYSLRMFERRSFETQLSRVEAELLRREAPPSYGQLIAQGLIPPVEDFPVCSPNQASVLENLRLAVRSQLGFTSVRLPMAGRSSNIWNRIFNFARSRHSGSLALVSADGDEVVSSQSTSREPERNHTHRSLFSVESDDTDTENERRDTAGASGGVAAPLPQKVPPTTAVEATVGACASSSTQSTRGGHADNGRDVTSVEPPSVSPARHQLTSALSRMTQGLRWVRFTLGRSSSVSQNQSPLRQLDNGVSGREDDDDVEMLIPVSDGSSDFDVNDCSRPLLDLASDQGQGLRQPYSATNPGVRPSNRDGPCERCGIVHTAQIPDTCLEVTLKNETSDDEALLLC from the exons CTTGTGGAGAGACTCCAGAGCAAATTCGAGCACCAAGTGGCATAATCACAAGCCCAGGCTGGCCTTCTGAATATCCTGCAAAAATCAACTGTAGCTGGTTCATAAGGGCAAACCCAGGCGAAATCATTACTATAAG ttttcAGGATTTTGATATTCAAGGATCCAGAAGGTGCAGTTTGGACTGGTTGACAATAGAAACATACAAGAATATTGAAAGTTACAGAGCTTGTGGTTCCACAATTCCACCTCCGTATATCTCTTCACAAGACCACATCTGGATTAGGTTTCATTCAGATGACAGCGTCTCTAGAAAGGGTTTCAGACTGGCATATTTTTcag GGAAATCTGAGGAACCAAACTGTGCTTGTGATCAGTTTCGTTGTGGTAATGGGAAGTGTATACCAGAAGCCTGGAAGTGtaataacatggatgaatgtgGAGATAGCTCCGATGAAGAGATCTGTGCCAAAGAAGCTAATCCTCCAACTGCCGCTGCTTTTCAACCCTGTGCTTACAACCAGTTCCAGTGTTTATCTCGTTTTACCAAAGTTTACACTTGCCTCCCTGAATCTTTAAAATGTGATGGGAACATTGACTGCCTTGACCTAGGAGATGAGATAGACTGTGATGTGCCAACGTGTGGGCAGtggctaaaatatttttatggtacTTTTAATTCTCCCAATTACCCAGACTTTTATCCTCCTGGAAGCAACTGTACCTGGTTAATCGACACTGGTGATCACCGTAAAGTCATTTTACGCTTTACTGACTTTAAACTTGATGGTACTGGTTATGGTGATTATGTCAAAATATATGATGGATTAGAGGAGAATCCACACAAGCTTTTGCGTGTGTTGACAGCTTTTGATTCTCATGCACCTCTTACAGTTGTTTCTTCTTCTGGACAGATAAGGGTACATTTTTGTGCTGATAAAGTGAATGCTGCGAGGGGATTTAATGCTACTTACCAAGTAGATGGGTTCTGTTTGCCATGGGAAATACCCTGTGGAGGTAACTGGGGGTGTTATACTGAGCAGCAGCGTTGTGATGGGTATTGGCATTGCCCAAATGGAAGGGATGAAATCAATTGTACCATGTGCCAGAAGGAAGAATTTCCATGTTCCCGAAACGGTGTCTGTTATCCTCGTTCTGATCGCTGCAACTACCAGAATCATTGCCCAAATGGCTCAGAtgaaaaaaactgctttttttGCCAACCAGGAAATTTCCATTGTAAAAACAATCGTTGCGTGTTTGAAAGTTGGGTATGTGATTCTCAAGATGACTGTGGTGATGGCAGCGATGAAGAGAATTGCCCGGTAATCGTGCCTACAAGAGTCATCACTGCTGCCGTCATAGGGAGCCTCATCTGTGGCCTGTTACTTGTCATTGCATTGGGATGTACTTGTAAGCTTTATTCTCTGAGAATGTTTGAAAGAAG ATCATTTGAAACACAGTTGTCGAGAGTGGAAGCAGAATTGTTAAGAAGAGAAGCTCCGCCCTCTTATGGACAATTGATTGCTCAGGGTTTAATTCCACCAGTTGAAGATTTTCCTGTTTGTTCACCTAATCAG GCTTCTGTTTTGGAAAATCTGAGGCTAGCAGTACGATCTCAGCTTGGATTTACTTCAGTCAGGCTTCCTATGGCAGGCAGATCAAGCAACATTTGGAAccgtatttttaattttgcaagaTCACGTCATTCTGGGTCATTGGCTTTGGTCTCAGCAGATGGAGATGAGGTTGTCTCTAGTCAGAGTACCAGTAGAGAACCTGAGAGAAATCATACTCACAGAAGTTTGTTTTCCGTGGAGTCTGATGATACAGAcacagaaaatgagagaagagatACGGCAGGAGCATCTGGTGGGGTTGCAGCTCCTTTGCCTCAAAAAGTCCCTCCCACAACGGCAGTAGAAGCGACAGTAGGAGCGTGTGCAAGTTCCTCAACTCAGAGTACCCGAGGTGGTCATGCAGATAATGGAAGGGATGTGACAAGTGTGGAACCCCCAAGTGTGAGTCCAGCACGTCACCAGCTTACAAGTGCACTCAGTCGTATGACTCAGGGGCTACGTTGGGTACGTTTTACATTAGGACGATCAAGTTCCGTAAGTCAGAACCAGAGTCCTTTGAGACAACTTGATAATGGGGTAAGTGGAagagaagatgatgatgatgttgaaaTGCTAATTCCAGTTTCTGATGGATCTTCAGACTTTGATGTGAATGACTGCTCCAGACCTCTTCTTGATCTTGCCTCAGATCAAGGACAAGGGCTTAGACAACCATATAGTGCAACAAACCCTGGAGTAAGGCCAAGTAATCGAGATGGCCCCTGTGAGCGCTGTGGTATTGTCCACACTGCCCAGATACCAGACACTTGCTTGGAAGTAACACTGAAAAACGAAACAAGTGATGATGAGGCTTTGTTACTTTGTTAG
- the LRP12 gene encoding low-density lipoprotein receptor-related protein 12 isoform X3 codes for MARRWSTKESLRWRSALLLLFLAGVYGVSTACGETPEQIRAPSGIITSPGWPSEYPAKINCSWFIRANPGEIITISFQDFDIQGSRRCSLDWLTIETYKNIESYRACGSTIPPPYISSQDHIWIRFHSDDSVSRKGFRLAYFSGKSEEPNCACDQFRCGNGKCIPEAWKCNNMDECGDSSDEEICAKEANPPTAAAFQPCAYNQFQCLSRFTKVYTCLPESLKCDGNIDCLDLGDEIDCDVPTCGQWLKYFYGTFNSPNYPDFYPPGSNCTWLIDTGDHRKVILRFTDFKLDGTGYGDYVKIYDGLEENPHKLLRVLTAFDSHAPLTVVSSSGQIRVHFCADKVNAARGFNATYQVDGFCLPWEIPCGGNWGCYTEQQRCDGYWHCPNGRDEINCTMCQKEEFPCSRNGVCYPRSDRCNYQNHCPNGSDEKNCFFCQPGNFHCKNNRCVFESWVCDSQDDCGDGSDEENCPVIVPTRVITAAVIGSLICGLLLVIALGCTCKLYSLRMFERRSFETQLSRVEAELLRREAPPSYGQLIAQGLIPPVEDFPVCSPNQASVLENLRLAVRSQLGFTSVRLPMAGRSSNIWNRIFNFARSRHSGSLALVSADGDEVVSSQSTSREPERNHTHRSLFSVESDDTDTENERRDTAGASGGVAAPLPQKVPPTTAVEATVGACASSSTQSTRGGHADNGRDVTSVEPPSVSPARHQLTSALSRMTQGLRWVRFTLGRSSSVSQNQSPLRQLDNGVSGREDDDDVEMLIPVSDGSSDFDVNDCSRPLLDLASDQGQGLRQPYSATNPGVRPSNRDGPCERCGIVHTAQIPDTCLEVTLKNETSDDEALLLC; via the exons CTTGTGGAGAGACTCCAGAGCAAATTCGAGCACCAAGTGGCATAATCACAAGCCCAGGCTGGCCTTCTGAATATCCTGCAAAAATCAACTGTAGCTGGTTCATAAGGGCAAACCCAGGCGAAATCATTACTATAAG ttttcAGGATTTTGATATTCAAGGATCCAGAAGGTGCAGTTTGGACTGGTTGACAATAGAAACATACAAGAATATTGAAAGTTACAGAGCTTGTGGTTCCACAATTCCACCTCCGTATATCTCTTCACAAGACCACATCTGGATTAGGTTTCATTCAGATGACAGCGTCTCTAGAAAGGGTTTCAGACTGGCATATTTTTcag GGAAATCTGAGGAACCAAACTGTGCTTGTGATCAGTTTCGTTGTGGTAATGGGAAGTGTATACCAGAAGCCTGGAAGTGtaataacatggatgaatgtgGAGATAGCTCCGATGAAGAGATCTGTGCCAAAGAAGCTAATCCTCCAACTGCCGCTGCTTTTCAACCCTGTGCTTACAACCAGTTCCAGTGTTTATCTCGTTTTACCAAAGTTTACACTTGCCTCCCTGAATCTTTAAAATGTGATGGGAACATTGACTGCCTTGACCTAGGAGATGAGATAGACTGTGATGTGCCAACGTGTGGGCAGtggctaaaatatttttatggtacTTTTAATTCTCCCAATTACCCAGACTTTTATCCTCCTGGAAGCAACTGTACCTGGTTAATCGACACTGGTGATCACCGTAAAGTCATTTTACGCTTTACTGACTTTAAACTTGATGGTACTGGTTATGGTGATTATGTCAAAATATATGATGGATTAGAGGAGAATCCACACAAGCTTTTGCGTGTGTTGACAGCTTTTGATTCTCATGCACCTCTTACAGTTGTTTCTTCTTCTGGACAGATAAGGGTACATTTTTGTGCTGATAAAGTGAATGCTGCGAGGGGATTTAATGCTACTTACCAAGTAGATGGGTTCTGTTTGCCATGGGAAATACCCTGTGGAGGTAACTGGGGGTGTTATACTGAGCAGCAGCGTTGTGATGGGTATTGGCATTGCCCAAATGGAAGGGATGAAATCAATTGTACCATGTGCCAGAAGGAAGAATTTCCATGTTCCCGAAACGGTGTCTGTTATCCTCGTTCTGATCGCTGCAACTACCAGAATCATTGCCCAAATGGCTCAGAtgaaaaaaactgctttttttGCCAACCAGGAAATTTCCATTGTAAAAACAATCGTTGCGTGTTTGAAAGTTGGGTATGTGATTCTCAAGATGACTGTGGTGATGGCAGCGATGAAGAGAATTGCCCGGTAATCGTGCCTACAAGAGTCATCACTGCTGCCGTCATAGGGAGCCTCATCTGTGGCCTGTTACTTGTCATTGCATTGGGATGTACTTGTAAGCTTTATTCTCTGAGAATGTTTGAAAGAAG ATCATTTGAAACACAGTTGTCGAGAGTGGAAGCAGAATTGTTAAGAAGAGAAGCTCCGCCCTCTTATGGACAATTGATTGCTCAGGGTTTAATTCCACCAGTTGAAGATTTTCCTGTTTGTTCACCTAATCAG GCTTCTGTTTTGGAAAATCTGAGGCTAGCAGTACGATCTCAGCTTGGATTTACTTCAGTCAGGCTTCCTATGGCAGGCAGATCAAGCAACATTTGGAAccgtatttttaattttgcaagaTCACGTCATTCTGGGTCATTGGCTTTGGTCTCAGCAGATGGAGATGAGGTTGTCTCTAGTCAGAGTACCAGTAGAGAACCTGAGAGAAATCATACTCACAGAAGTTTGTTTTCCGTGGAGTCTGATGATACAGAcacagaaaatgagagaagagatACGGCAGGAGCATCTGGTGGGGTTGCAGCTCCTTTGCCTCAAAAAGTCCCTCCCACAACGGCAGTAGAAGCGACAGTAGGAGCGTGTGCAAGTTCCTCAACTCAGAGTACCCGAGGTGGTCATGCAGATAATGGAAGGGATGTGACAAGTGTGGAACCCCCAAGTGTGAGTCCAGCACGTCACCAGCTTACAAGTGCACTCAGTCGTATGACTCAGGGGCTACGTTGGGTACGTTTTACATTAGGACGATCAAGTTCCGTAAGTCAGAACCAGAGTCCTTTGAGACAACTTGATAATGGGGTAAGTGGAagagaagatgatgatgatgttgaaaTGCTAATTCCAGTTTCTGATGGATCTTCAGACTTTGATGTGAATGACTGCTCCAGACCTCTTCTTGATCTTGCCTCAGATCAAGGACAAGGGCTTAGACAACCATATAGTGCAACAAACCCTGGAGTAAGGCCAAGTAATCGAGATGGCCCCTGTGAGCGCTGTGGTATTGTCCACACTGCCCAGATACCAGACACTTGCTTGGAAGTAACACTGAAAAACGAAACAAGTGATGATGAGGCTTTGTTACTTTGTTAG
- the LRP12 gene encoding low-density lipoprotein receptor-related protein 12 isoform X2 produces the protein MARRWSTKESLRWRSALLLLFLAGVYEHSENVHISGVSTACGETPEQIRAPSGIITSPGWPSEYPAKINCSWFIRANPGEIITISFQDFDIQGSRRCSLDWLTIETYKNIESYRACGSTIPPPYISSQDHIWIRFHSDDSVSRKGFRLAYFSGKSEEPNCACDQFRCGNGKCIPEAWKCNNMDECGDSSDEEICAKEANPPTAAAFQPCAYNQFQCLSRFTKVYTCLPESLKCDGNIDCLDLGDEIDCDVPTCGQWLKYFYGTFNSPNYPDFYPPGSNCTWLIDTGDHRKVILRFTDFKLDGTGYGDYVKIYDGLEENPHKLLRVLTAFDSHAPLTVVSSSGQIRVHFCADKVNAARGFNATYQVDGFCLPWEIPCGGNWGCYTEQQRCDGYWHCPNGRDEINCTMCQKEEFPCSRNGVCYPRSDRCNYQNHCPNGSDEKNCFFCQPGNFHCKNNRCVFESWVCDSQDDCGDGSDEENCPVIVPTRVITAAVIGSLICGLLLVIALGCTCKLYSLRMFERRSFETQLSRVEAELLRREAPPSYGQLIAQGLIPPVEDFPVCSPNQASVLENLRLAVRSQLGFTSVRLPMAGRSSNIWNRIFNFARSRHSGSLALVSADGDEVVSSQSTSREPERNHTHRSLFSVESDDTDTENERRDTAGASGGVAAPLPQKVPPTTAVEATVGACASSSTQSTRGGHADNGRDVTSVEPPSVSPARHQLTSALSRMTQGLRWVRFTLGRSSSVSQNQSPLRQLDNGVSGREDDDDVEMLIPVSDGSSDFDVNDCSRPLLDLASDQGQGLRQPYSATNPGVRPSNRDGPCERCGIVHTAQIPDTCLEVTLKNETSDDEALLLC, from the exons CTTGTGGAGAGACTCCAGAGCAAATTCGAGCACCAAGTGGCATAATCACAAGCCCAGGCTGGCCTTCTGAATATCCTGCAAAAATCAACTGTAGCTGGTTCATAAGGGCAAACCCAGGCGAAATCATTACTATAAG ttttcAGGATTTTGATATTCAAGGATCCAGAAGGTGCAGTTTGGACTGGTTGACAATAGAAACATACAAGAATATTGAAAGTTACAGAGCTTGTGGTTCCACAATTCCACCTCCGTATATCTCTTCACAAGACCACATCTGGATTAGGTTTCATTCAGATGACAGCGTCTCTAGAAAGGGTTTCAGACTGGCATATTTTTcag GGAAATCTGAGGAACCAAACTGTGCTTGTGATCAGTTTCGTTGTGGTAATGGGAAGTGTATACCAGAAGCCTGGAAGTGtaataacatggatgaatgtgGAGATAGCTCCGATGAAGAGATCTGTGCCAAAGAAGCTAATCCTCCAACTGCCGCTGCTTTTCAACCCTGTGCTTACAACCAGTTCCAGTGTTTATCTCGTTTTACCAAAGTTTACACTTGCCTCCCTGAATCTTTAAAATGTGATGGGAACATTGACTGCCTTGACCTAGGAGATGAGATAGACTGTGATGTGCCAACGTGTGGGCAGtggctaaaatatttttatggtacTTTTAATTCTCCCAATTACCCAGACTTTTATCCTCCTGGAAGCAACTGTACCTGGTTAATCGACACTGGTGATCACCGTAAAGTCATTTTACGCTTTACTGACTTTAAACTTGATGGTACTGGTTATGGTGATTATGTCAAAATATATGATGGATTAGAGGAGAATCCACACAAGCTTTTGCGTGTGTTGACAGCTTTTGATTCTCATGCACCTCTTACAGTTGTTTCTTCTTCTGGACAGATAAGGGTACATTTTTGTGCTGATAAAGTGAATGCTGCGAGGGGATTTAATGCTACTTACCAAGTAGATGGGTTCTGTTTGCCATGGGAAATACCCTGTGGAGGTAACTGGGGGTGTTATACTGAGCAGCAGCGTTGTGATGGGTATTGGCATTGCCCAAATGGAAGGGATGAAATCAATTGTACCATGTGCCAGAAGGAAGAATTTCCATGTTCCCGAAACGGTGTCTGTTATCCTCGTTCTGATCGCTGCAACTACCAGAATCATTGCCCAAATGGCTCAGAtgaaaaaaactgctttttttGCCAACCAGGAAATTTCCATTGTAAAAACAATCGTTGCGTGTTTGAAAGTTGGGTATGTGATTCTCAAGATGACTGTGGTGATGGCAGCGATGAAGAGAATTGCCCGGTAATCGTGCCTACAAGAGTCATCACTGCTGCCGTCATAGGGAGCCTCATCTGTGGCCTGTTACTTGTCATTGCATTGGGATGTACTTGTAAGCTTTATTCTCTGAGAATGTTTGAAAGAAG ATCATTTGAAACACAGTTGTCGAGAGTGGAAGCAGAATTGTTAAGAAGAGAAGCTCCGCCCTCTTATGGACAATTGATTGCTCAGGGTTTAATTCCACCAGTTGAAGATTTTCCTGTTTGTTCACCTAATCAG GCTTCTGTTTTGGAAAATCTGAGGCTAGCAGTACGATCTCAGCTTGGATTTACTTCAGTCAGGCTTCCTATGGCAGGCAGATCAAGCAACATTTGGAAccgtatttttaattttgcaagaTCACGTCATTCTGGGTCATTGGCTTTGGTCTCAGCAGATGGAGATGAGGTTGTCTCTAGTCAGAGTACCAGTAGAGAACCTGAGAGAAATCATACTCACAGAAGTTTGTTTTCCGTGGAGTCTGATGATACAGAcacagaaaatgagagaagagatACGGCAGGAGCATCTGGTGGGGTTGCAGCTCCTTTGCCTCAAAAAGTCCCTCCCACAACGGCAGTAGAAGCGACAGTAGGAGCGTGTGCAAGTTCCTCAACTCAGAGTACCCGAGGTGGTCATGCAGATAATGGAAGGGATGTGACAAGTGTGGAACCCCCAAGTGTGAGTCCAGCACGTCACCAGCTTACAAGTGCACTCAGTCGTATGACTCAGGGGCTACGTTGGGTACGTTTTACATTAGGACGATCAAGTTCCGTAAGTCAGAACCAGAGTCCTTTGAGACAACTTGATAATGGGGTAAGTGGAagagaagatgatgatgatgttgaaaTGCTAATTCCAGTTTCTGATGGATCTTCAGACTTTGATGTGAATGACTGCTCCAGACCTCTTCTTGATCTTGCCTCAGATCAAGGACAAGGGCTTAGACAACCATATAGTGCAACAAACCCTGGAGTAAGGCCAAGTAATCGAGATGGCCCCTGTGAGCGCTGTGGTATTGTCCACACTGCCCAGATACCAGACACTTGCTTGGAAGTAACACTGAAAAACGAAACAAGTGATGATGAGGCTTTGTTACTTTGTTAG
- the LRP12 gene encoding low-density lipoprotein receptor-related protein 12 isoform X4, with translation MARRWSTKESLRWRSALLLLFLAGVYACGETPEQIRAPSGIITSPGWPSEYPAKINCSWFIRANPGEIITISFQDFDIQGSRRCSLDWLTIETYKNIESYRACGSTIPPPYISSQDHIWIRFHSDDSVSRKGFRLAYFSGKSEEPNCACDQFRCGNGKCIPEAWKCNNMDECGDSSDEEICAKEANPPTAAAFQPCAYNQFQCLSRFTKVYTCLPESLKCDGNIDCLDLGDEIDCDVPTCGQWLKYFYGTFNSPNYPDFYPPGSNCTWLIDTGDHRKVILRFTDFKLDGTGYGDYVKIYDGLEENPHKLLRVLTAFDSHAPLTVVSSSGQIRVHFCADKVNAARGFNATYQVDGFCLPWEIPCGGNWGCYTEQQRCDGYWHCPNGRDEINCTMCQKEEFPCSRNGVCYPRSDRCNYQNHCPNGSDEKNCFFCQPGNFHCKNNRCVFESWVCDSQDDCGDGSDEENCPVIVPTRVITAAVIGSLICGLLLVIALGCTCKLYSLRMFERRSFETQLSRVEAELLRREAPPSYGQLIAQGLIPPVEDFPVCSPNQASVLENLRLAVRSQLGFTSVRLPMAGRSSNIWNRIFNFARSRHSGSLALVSADGDEVVSSQSTSREPERNHTHRSLFSVESDDTDTENERRDTAGASGGVAAPLPQKVPPTTAVEATVGACASSSTQSTRGGHADNGRDVTSVEPPSVSPARHQLTSALSRMTQGLRWVRFTLGRSSSVSQNQSPLRQLDNGVSGREDDDDVEMLIPVSDGSSDFDVNDCSRPLLDLASDQGQGLRQPYSATNPGVRPSNRDGPCERCGIVHTAQIPDTCLEVTLKNETSDDEALLLC, from the exons CTTGTGGAGAGACTCCAGAGCAAATTCGAGCACCAAGTGGCATAATCACAAGCCCAGGCTGGCCTTCTGAATATCCTGCAAAAATCAACTGTAGCTGGTTCATAAGGGCAAACCCAGGCGAAATCATTACTATAAG ttttcAGGATTTTGATATTCAAGGATCCAGAAGGTGCAGTTTGGACTGGTTGACAATAGAAACATACAAGAATATTGAAAGTTACAGAGCTTGTGGTTCCACAATTCCACCTCCGTATATCTCTTCACAAGACCACATCTGGATTAGGTTTCATTCAGATGACAGCGTCTCTAGAAAGGGTTTCAGACTGGCATATTTTTcag GGAAATCTGAGGAACCAAACTGTGCTTGTGATCAGTTTCGTTGTGGTAATGGGAAGTGTATACCAGAAGCCTGGAAGTGtaataacatggatgaatgtgGAGATAGCTCCGATGAAGAGATCTGTGCCAAAGAAGCTAATCCTCCAACTGCCGCTGCTTTTCAACCCTGTGCTTACAACCAGTTCCAGTGTTTATCTCGTTTTACCAAAGTTTACACTTGCCTCCCTGAATCTTTAAAATGTGATGGGAACATTGACTGCCTTGACCTAGGAGATGAGATAGACTGTGATGTGCCAACGTGTGGGCAGtggctaaaatatttttatggtacTTTTAATTCTCCCAATTACCCAGACTTTTATCCTCCTGGAAGCAACTGTACCTGGTTAATCGACACTGGTGATCACCGTAAAGTCATTTTACGCTTTACTGACTTTAAACTTGATGGTACTGGTTATGGTGATTATGTCAAAATATATGATGGATTAGAGGAGAATCCACACAAGCTTTTGCGTGTGTTGACAGCTTTTGATTCTCATGCACCTCTTACAGTTGTTTCTTCTTCTGGACAGATAAGGGTACATTTTTGTGCTGATAAAGTGAATGCTGCGAGGGGATTTAATGCTACTTACCAAGTAGATGGGTTCTGTTTGCCATGGGAAATACCCTGTGGAGGTAACTGGGGGTGTTATACTGAGCAGCAGCGTTGTGATGGGTATTGGCATTGCCCAAATGGAAGGGATGAAATCAATTGTACCATGTGCCAGAAGGAAGAATTTCCATGTTCCCGAAACGGTGTCTGTTATCCTCGTTCTGATCGCTGCAACTACCAGAATCATTGCCCAAATGGCTCAGAtgaaaaaaactgctttttttGCCAACCAGGAAATTTCCATTGTAAAAACAATCGTTGCGTGTTTGAAAGTTGGGTATGTGATTCTCAAGATGACTGTGGTGATGGCAGCGATGAAGAGAATTGCCCGGTAATCGTGCCTACAAGAGTCATCACTGCTGCCGTCATAGGGAGCCTCATCTGTGGCCTGTTACTTGTCATTGCATTGGGATGTACTTGTAAGCTTTATTCTCTGAGAATGTTTGAAAGAAG ATCATTTGAAACACAGTTGTCGAGAGTGGAAGCAGAATTGTTAAGAAGAGAAGCTCCGCCCTCTTATGGACAATTGATTGCTCAGGGTTTAATTCCACCAGTTGAAGATTTTCCTGTTTGTTCACCTAATCAG GCTTCTGTTTTGGAAAATCTGAGGCTAGCAGTACGATCTCAGCTTGGATTTACTTCAGTCAGGCTTCCTATGGCAGGCAGATCAAGCAACATTTGGAAccgtatttttaattttgcaagaTCACGTCATTCTGGGTCATTGGCTTTGGTCTCAGCAGATGGAGATGAGGTTGTCTCTAGTCAGAGTACCAGTAGAGAACCTGAGAGAAATCATACTCACAGAAGTTTGTTTTCCGTGGAGTCTGATGATACAGAcacagaaaatgagagaagagatACGGCAGGAGCATCTGGTGGGGTTGCAGCTCCTTTGCCTCAAAAAGTCCCTCCCACAACGGCAGTAGAAGCGACAGTAGGAGCGTGTGCAAGTTCCTCAACTCAGAGTACCCGAGGTGGTCATGCAGATAATGGAAGGGATGTGACAAGTGTGGAACCCCCAAGTGTGAGTCCAGCACGTCACCAGCTTACAAGTGCACTCAGTCGTATGACTCAGGGGCTACGTTGGGTACGTTTTACATTAGGACGATCAAGTTCCGTAAGTCAGAACCAGAGTCCTTTGAGACAACTTGATAATGGGGTAAGTGGAagagaagatgatgatgatgttgaaaTGCTAATTCCAGTTTCTGATGGATCTTCAGACTTTGATGTGAATGACTGCTCCAGACCTCTTCTTGATCTTGCCTCAGATCAAGGACAAGGGCTTAGACAACCATATAGTGCAACAAACCCTGGAGTAAGGCCAAGTAATCGAGATGGCCCCTGTGAGCGCTGTGGTATTGTCCACACTGCCCAGATACCAGACACTTGCTTGGAAGTAACACTGAAAAACGAAACAAGTGATGATGAGGCTTTGTTACTTTGTTAG